The Betaproteobacteria bacterium genome includes a window with the following:
- a CDS encoding DNA primase: protein MIPQSFVQDLLARVDIVDVIDPLVPLKRAGANLAACCPFHGEKTPSFTVSPSKQFYHCFGCGAHGSAVGFLMEHLGLGFVDAIKELAGRVGMSVPEAQFTTDAPASRSRVEGLLPVMEHAQRFYKKELKRSERAIEYLKSRGLSGEIAARYGVGYAPEGWQNLSAVFERYDSHDLAEAGLVIDNDSGKRYDRFRDRIMFPISDAQGRVIGFGGRVLNSGEPKYLNSPETPLFEKGREVYGLFQARQAIRAAGRVVVVEGYMDVVALAQFGVQYAVATLGTATTPTHVQKLLRQTDEIVFCFDGDNAGRRASWRALENSIGQIKDGKQIRFLFLPEGEDPDSYVRRFGPEGFVKLLASESLALSAFLLRELTGRVDMATAEGKAKFLEDVKPLLGQISAPLLALTMRKRVAEVSGLAEAEVLKALQLRPAAEVRARVPNSPRLRSAFRTFLEILAYRPQLAGSITDLNRFNTHGLELIQVTSLELEFLHALLPALRAGGEKFNLTEAFRGTTLEAVAQEVERSTMEWDELGLDEGQLKQDLEGAWRAMQEQVRKARQRGLMEALKERGWTPEEKEQFRLLQQPVI from the coding sequence ATGATTCCACAATCTTTCGTCCAAGATTTATTAGCCCGGGTCGACATCGTGGATGTGATCGACCCTCTCGTGCCGCTCAAGCGCGCGGGCGCTAACTTGGCCGCGTGCTGCCCCTTCCACGGCGAAAAAACCCCATCCTTCACCGTTAGCCCGTCAAAGCAGTTCTATCATTGCTTTGGTTGCGGTGCTCACGGTTCGGCGGTTGGATTTCTCATGGAGCACCTCGGCCTCGGATTCGTGGACGCCATCAAGGAATTGGCGGGCCGGGTGGGTATGAGCGTCCCCGAAGCCCAGTTCACGACCGATGCGCCCGCTTCGCGCAGCCGGGTGGAAGGGCTTCTTCCCGTCATGGAGCACGCCCAGCGGTTCTACAAGAAAGAATTGAAGCGCTCCGAGCGAGCCATCGAATATCTGAAAAGCCGCGGGCTATCCGGCGAAATCGCGGCGCGCTACGGTGTCGGCTATGCGCCAGAGGGCTGGCAAAACTTGTCGGCTGTCTTCGAGCGCTACGACTCCCATGACCTGGCCGAAGCCGGGCTTGTCATCGACAACGACTCCGGAAAACGCTACGACCGCTTTCGCGACCGCATCATGTTCCCCATATCCGATGCGCAAGGGCGGGTGATCGGATTCGGAGGCCGCGTGCTCAATAGCGGCGAACCCAAATACCTCAATTCGCCAGAGACGCCCTTGTTCGAAAAGGGCCGTGAAGTCTACGGCCTTTTTCAAGCCCGGCAAGCCATTCGCGCCGCGGGGCGCGTCGTGGTGGTGGAGGGCTACATGGATGTGGTGGCGCTTGCGCAATTCGGAGTGCAGTACGCCGTGGCCACCTTGGGCACGGCCACTACCCCTACCCACGTTCAAAAACTGCTGCGCCAAACCGACGAAATCGTGTTCTGCTTCGACGGTGACAATGCCGGGCGCCGCGCCTCCTGGAGGGCACTGGAAAACTCCATCGGGCAGATCAAGGACGGTAAGCAGATCCGGTTCCTTTTCCTCCCCGAAGGCGAAGACCCCGATAGCTATGTGCGCCGCTTTGGGCCGGAGGGTTTCGTCAAGCTTCTGGCTTCCGAGTCCCTCGCGTTGTCGGCGTTTTTGCTGAGGGAGCTGACTGGCCGGGTGGACATGGCCACGGCGGAAGGCAAGGCCAAGTTCCTGGAGGACGTGAAGCCCTTGTTGGGCCAGATCAGCGCACCCCTGCTCGCATTGACGATGCGAAAACGAGTGGCCGAGGTATCAGGGTTGGCGGAGGCTGAAGTGCTAAAGGCGCTGCAACTGCGCCCCGCTGCCGAAGTTCGGGCGCGAGTGCCGAATTCCCCAAGGTTGCGCTCGGCCTTTAGGACCTTTCTTGAGATCCTTGCCTACCGCCCCCAGTTGGCGGGATCCATCACGGACCTTAACCGCTTTAATACCCATGGCCTTGAACTGATACAGGTTACCAGCCTTGAGTTGGAGTTTCTGCATGCCTTGCTACCCGCCTTGCGCGCGGGTGGTGAGAAGTTCAATCTAACCGAAGCATTTCGCGGCACCACGCTCGAGGCGGTGGCACAGGAAGTGGAAAGATCCACCATGGAGTGGGACGAACTGGGCCTTGATGAGGGCCAACTCAAACAAGATTTAGAGGGAGCATGGCGGGCCATGCAAGAGCAAGTGAGGAAGGCACGCCAGAGGGGGCTCATGGAAGCGCTGAAAGAGCGTGGCTGGACCCCAGAAGAAAAGGAGCAGTTTCGGCTCCTTCAACAGCCAGTGATTTGA